DNA sequence from the Grus americana isolate bGruAme1 chromosome Z, bGruAme1.mat, whole genome shotgun sequence genome:
ACGTGAGCGGCTGTTCGACTCACCAATGTAGAACAGGAATGTCCACCGCACAAAGGCCATGATGAGGATGCCAGTGCTGAAGGATGCCACTCCAATCATGATCATGGTAATGTCCCTCAGGTATTTGGAGAATACAAATACCCCTAGGAAGCTGGTGATGAAGATCACGTACCCAGCAGCATTGCCGTAGCCGATCTCCACAGCATTCCAACTTAAAGGCTCCCTGAGCAAGAAGAGTGGGAGTATGTTCATTGCACCGACCACGGCAAGGTCATAGAGGATTGCTGCTACAAACAGCATGATGATGATGAGTTTTGAGGGGGATACTGGagtggagctgctgctctccgaCGGTTGGGaactccctgctgctgctgctcctgtttgGGCTGGTAGCTGGCTTCCCACCTCCTCTGAACTCTTGGCTTTGGCTGGGCAGGAAGCTGCTGGCTTGGGTACTGTCAGGACAAAAATGCTGTAGAGGAGGCAGAAAATATAGCAAGCGATGCTGCAGCCCACCAGCACAGAGCCCTCTCGATAGCGGTCACTGAAGCCAACAAAGAGGTAACCAGATGCCATGCTTCCCAGAAAGCCAGCGAGGCCGTACACCAGCTCAATAATGATAAGCCGCAGAGACCTCCTGCTCTCGGAGGACCCCAGGGATCCCAGAGCCATGACGCCTGCCCAGAACGTGGTGAAACCGCCCGTCAGCCCATTGAAGGCAGCAGCCCCATACATCACCTCGATCGGCCAGCCCAACAGGATCAGAAGGAGCAGGAGAGTTTTGGAGCCCAAGTAGCCAAGAAGAGGGAAGCAGATGGGAATTTTCCGATGGATCCTGTCCCCCAGCTGGGACAAGCCATAGGCTGACACCAGTGGGCTCAGGCCCAGGACTAGGTTGTAGATGATATAAAAATTAGAGACAGCCTTCTGCTGAGCATCTTCCAGTGCATGGGAGGGAGCAGTGGCATTGGTCTGGTTGTAGTAGTTcttcaccaccagcagcagcgcCGTGTCGTAGAAGGCACTGGCCACTTGGGAGCCTGCGACCACAGGTTCGATCCACGTTCTCATCACTGTCACCCCCACCATGCTGCTGGTGGCGACTGCCTCGTCTTGGGGAGAGCTGTTTTCAGGGAGATGAATGGGAGGAAACGGCTCTTCAGAAGCTTTACTCTGGAGGCACGCTTGGAGAGGAGCAGcggaggaaaaaacaaaagatctGCCGGGCTGCACAGAATCAGAGAGTTGTGCAAGAGATGATCTGGCTGGGTGGATATTTGCACCTCGCCTTGCTATGTATATGCACACACGCACATCCCTGTGCTGCTCTGATCTCTGGCTCACACACGAGAGGCTTTTGTACAGCTGGAGAACGCCCTGTGCTCAGCGACTGccgctgctgctcttcctggtGTAGTTTCAACAGAGGTCAGATGACCCAGGGGAATTTCTCTCTCCCAGTTTAGGAAGTGAAAATGCCATGATCAAGTAATTGCTGCAATTTggggtggtggtttggtttttgtttggtttggttgttgttgtttttttcccttttggcaTCCTTCACATGTCAGACAACTCTGGCTGTGGGGGCAGGGGATGGCCGTGTGCTGTTTTTTCAGGTAATTTGTGAATTCCCCTTACTGccagctctttttcctttcttctacaCAAATATCTTGTTGGgtcttttgcttttacttgctCCCAGCTACCCTGTTGCTGCATCATGCCCCTTGTGTTGTTGTTTCAATAACGCAGTCAGGAAATTAcaccaaaaagaaattaaaagggaaaaagcctATATTTTGGTAACCTGCCTCCCACAGCTGCCActctgcctgctgtgtcctTTGGCTTTACAATGTGGGAATTTccaagaggaggagaaaagtcCCAATTTATCCAAAGGCATCGGCAACCGCTACACCCCGCAATCAGCCAGCTGAGCTGAAGGCTGAGGCGAGTGAGAGCTCACTGCTGGGGAAGCATTTTCCAGTCCCGGCTCCTCAGGGCAGTGGCCATGCCTCTCTGCAGGTGCTGATGCCAAATGCAGCTTTGCAGCTTGAAGTCAGCCTCCGATTTTGCTGCTGCCCAAGGGGGTCAAGCAAAGCGACCCCCCTGCCAAGGGGTCAGGGTCCCTGCAGGCACGACAACGTGGCTGGCCAGAGGCACGAGAAGCTCTTGGAGCAGGATGTGGTGCAAGCAGGCTGCCAGCTCCAAGGAAGATGCTTGCGGTCCCAGCTGCAGGAAATACTTGGAGGATATTTGGCAGTCTCAAAAATGCTAACTTTAATGATAATGATCTCATTCTGCACTGGTTTAATGAATCATAACAGGCAGAATAACAATCTGTTCTAGGAAGATTTATGATGATTACTTTATAAATTAATGATTAATTCACAAGAACAATGTTAAAACATCCATCTGGTGCATTCCCTATTGATTCAGGTGACATTTACTCAATGCCTGTGTACTCATGGCTCaagagtttaattttttcaCTCTAGTTTGGTTGTGCAataatttttggtttatatttcgATGCAAGGAAACAAGTCCCAAGAACTGAAAGGGAAAGGAGTGTGGAATTGTCTGCTAGAATGATTTGCTGCTAGACAATTTCAGTTTCACCAGAGAACTTGTTTTTTTGTCAGGCCAAAAGACTCCTAGCCAGCTGTAAAATATAATGTAGGTTGTTCCAACagttggcttttttccccccaattttCTGCAAAAGGTGTCTAGTATCTTTAGTTTTTATTAAGAAGTGGGACaaatctttttctccaaacCCTGGAATATTTCCAGAGGATGGAAATTCCAGCCTTACTAAAACCCCCAAAGTACCAGCCTGTAACCAGTTTAAGCAACAAATACAAACAGAGGAATTGCCACGTTTTCTTCACCCAGGGAGCCCTGTCTCTTCCACCAGACATTAGAGGGAAAGATAAATGACTTTGTCCCATTCAGGCTTCAATTTGGGACATTAGTTATCCTGGACTGCAGAAATATGTTACAGGCACTGCACTTAAGAGACTGCAGATCTGCTCAACTCTTAAGTAAGGGATACTTTTCCTCCACACTTTGTTGCATGTACAGGCTGCCTGGCTTACTCATCTGACACTCTTGACGTTTAGGTGATGCTGCGTTATGCTTAATGCTGTTCA
Encoded proteins:
- the SLC46A2 gene encoding thymic stromal cotransporter homolog produces the protein MVGVTVMRTWIEPVVAGSQVASAFYDTALLLVVKNYYNQTNATAPSHALEDAQQKAVSNFYIIYNLVLGLSPLVSAYGLSQLGDRIHRKIPICFPLLGYLGSKTLLLLLILLGWPIEVMYGAAAFNGLTGGFTTFWAGVMALGSLGSSESRRSLRLIIIELVYGLAGFLGSMASGYLFVGFSDRYREGSVLVGCSIACYIFCLLYSIFVLTVPKPAASCPAKAKSSEEVGSQLPAQTGAAAAGSSQPSESSSSTPVSPSKLIIIMLFVAAILYDLAVVGAMNILPLFLLREPLSWNAVEIGYGNAAGYVIFITSFLGVFVFSKYLRDITMIMIGVASFSTGILIMAFVRWTFLFYIARAVMLFALIPLPTMRSMLSKHIKGSSYGKVFVLLQLSLVTTGVVTSTVYNKIYQNTLNWYSGFCFILSFLVGCLSLLPLSILAIKQRSSTGSLQILTE